The following coding sequences lie in one Leptospira inadai serovar Lyme str. 10 genomic window:
- the gspD gene encoding type II secretion system secretin GspD: protein MRSLDPKIRYLKTATITLLLFLTSTETILSQSTKKGTKRSTPPTEDARERTFFANWRDTELNDFLKGMSAILKKNILLDESLKGKKITIISQKEIPVKNAFAFMKAVLESMGFAIVEETDLITIVKLKDALARSSFIRVGKEPINESEASDNRIITQIIPIENVKPEELEPILKRLTSPNTDIIVYRNTNTIVLSGSTADINKLMVLISELDAKPGETTPGSVSSAGDIHIYTLEHSEAEKIAATLIKLDNPVVGDQPSPVPGQPGAPAPPPAKVEKIKAVSHKESNSVIVTATEAEWNEIRKIIRILDSSRKQVLLEVLIVELSSTDQNDFGIDWRYLNQGPYSQFNSGLAKEGNIINSSGRMNPNVNTLSGFSLGFVQAGSQQILGILSANQGNENFNVLSAPQVLTLDNQEAEINVGQDVPVRTQSRNAGLGGANAVTVDNYEYRPTGIKLKFTPHVNKNNKITLDLLQEIKNIASIALTGGNPTFNRREVKTTITLENKQTIVIGGLISSDKEKRLIKIPLLGDIPYLGWIFRRTTESNKKTNLMVFITPHILDNRELADKMTSKKKLQQERYELERERILNKETTIKERGE, encoded by the coding sequence ATGCGAAGTTTAGATCCTAAAATCAGGTACCTTAAAACAGCTACAATTACTCTATTACTGTTTTTAACTTCTACCGAAACGATCCTTTCCCAATCCACCAAGAAAGGAACCAAGCGTTCGACACCGCCGACCGAAGACGCGAGAGAAAGGACCTTCTTTGCGAACTGGCGAGATACCGAATTAAACGATTTCCTAAAAGGTATGAGCGCGATCCTCAAGAAAAACATTCTTTTGGATGAAAGCTTAAAGGGAAAGAAAATCACCATTATTTCCCAAAAGGAAATTCCGGTCAAAAATGCGTTCGCTTTTATGAAAGCCGTTTTGGAATCGATGGGATTCGCAATCGTCGAAGAGACCGATTTAATAACGATCGTTAAGCTCAAAGACGCGTTGGCAAGATCTTCCTTTATCCGGGTCGGGAAAGAACCGATTAACGAATCCGAAGCAAGCGATAATCGAATTATCACCCAAATTATTCCGATAGAGAACGTAAAGCCTGAAGAGCTGGAGCCTATTTTAAAAAGGTTAACCTCGCCTAATACGGATATCATCGTTTATAGAAATACGAATACGATCGTACTCTCCGGTTCCACCGCGGATATCAACAAGCTAATGGTGCTTATTAGCGAATTGGATGCTAAACCGGGAGAAACCACTCCGGGGTCGGTTTCATCAGCCGGAGACATTCACATCTATACTTTAGAGCATAGCGAGGCGGAGAAAATAGCGGCCACCCTGATTAAGTTGGATAACCCCGTTGTCGGAGATCAACCTTCGCCTGTTCCGGGACAGCCTGGAGCGCCAGCGCCCCCTCCAGCCAAAGTCGAAAAAATCAAAGCGGTTTCTCACAAAGAATCCAACTCCGTAATCGTTACTGCGACCGAAGCGGAGTGGAATGAGATTCGCAAAATTATCCGAATTTTGGATTCTTCCCGAAAACAAGTTCTGTTAGAGGTACTGATCGTCGAACTTTCTTCCACCGACCAAAACGATTTCGGGATCGACTGGAGATATTTGAATCAGGGTCCGTACAGCCAATTTAACTCCGGCCTAGCGAAAGAAGGAAATATCATTAATTCCAGCGGACGGATGAACCCGAACGTAAACACTCTTTCCGGATTTTCTTTAGGATTCGTACAAGCGGGATCCCAGCAAATCTTGGGTATTTTGAGTGCGAACCAAGGTAACGAAAACTTCAACGTACTTTCCGCACCGCAAGTCTTAACTTTGGATAATCAGGAAGCGGAAATTAACGTCGGACAAGACGTCCCTGTTCGTACGCAAAGTCGTAATGCGGGTTTGGGCGGAGCGAATGCGGTGACGGTAGATAACTACGAGTATCGGCCTACCGGAATCAAACTCAAGTTTACTCCCCATGTTAACAAGAATAATAAGATTACTTTGGATTTGCTCCAGGAAATCAAAAATATCGCTTCGATAGCCCTGACCGGCGGAAACCCCACGTTCAATAGGAGAGAAGTAAAAACTACGATTACGTTGGAAAATAAGCAAACAATCGTGATCGGGGGTCTAATTTCTAGCGATAAGGAAAAACGACTCATTAAGATCCCACTTTTGGGCGATATCCCGTATCTTGGTTGGATTTTCCGCAGAACTACCGAATCGAATAAAAAGACGAATCTAATGGTCTTTATTACTCCGCATATTCTGGATAATCGCGAATTGGCTGATAAGATGACGTCCAAGAAAAAACTCCAGCAAGAACGATACGAATTGGAAAGAGAAAGGATCCTAAACAAGGAAACTACGATCAAAGAAAGAGGGGAATAG
- the gspE gene encoding type II secretion system ATPase GspE produces the protein MKTLGDILVEEGIISSKDLEDSLKLQKKNNLPLGHILQKKGIAGEVDVLRAMARLYRMEFQEKLEFKGMEEIYQRIPLKLIQKSRLVPFEVSKKTVKVAISDPSDLHPMDDVRFSLRDYKVEFILAPEPEIMRIIHSQFDTTSAAAKDLLNEMEGSFSELAEGFDNETIDLSDDAPIIKMVNVILSQAVNERASDIHIEPYEKSLVVRYRIDGILHNVLTPPKSYHAGITSRIKIMSNLNIAENRLPQDGRIKLRLAGKDVDIRVSTIPCQFGERIVMRLLNKTDQKYSLETMGFYPDLLKELRKLIYQPHGIILVTGPTGSGKSTTLYSALTELNTEERNIITCEDPVEYQIEGVSQMQMQEKIGLTFATGLRAILRQDPDVIMVGEIRDEETARIAIQASLTGHLVFSTLHTNDAASAATRLVDMGIEPYLITSTVLGFLAQRLVRTICPKCKTTYKPTPVELEALGIARKALKNGHLHKGEGCHNCMGTGFKGRTGIYEFLVINNTIKDAILAGLDTTKINDIAIQNGFFTMREYGIRKVLDGVTTPDEVLRVT, from the coding sequence GTGAAAACTCTAGGCGATATACTCGTCGAAGAGGGAATCATCTCCTCGAAAGACCTGGAGGATTCCCTTAAACTCCAGAAAAAAAACAATCTCCCGTTAGGGCATATCCTTCAAAAGAAAGGGATTGCCGGAGAGGTGGACGTACTACGTGCGATGGCCCGCTTGTACAGAATGGAATTCCAAGAAAAATTGGAATTCAAGGGTATGGAGGAAATCTATCAAAGAATTCCCCTTAAACTAATCCAAAAAAGCCGATTAGTTCCTTTCGAAGTTTCCAAAAAAACCGTGAAAGTGGCGATTTCGGATCCTAGCGACCTACATCCGATGGATGATGTTCGTTTTAGTCTCAGGGACTATAAAGTGGAATTTATTCTCGCCCCCGAGCCGGAAATTATGAGAATCATTCATTCTCAATTCGATACGACTTCGGCGGCGGCAAAAGATCTCCTCAACGAAATGGAGGGAAGCTTTTCCGAACTAGCCGAGGGATTTGATAACGAAACGATCGACTTATCCGATGACGCACCGATCATCAAGATGGTCAACGTAATCCTTTCCCAAGCAGTGAACGAAAGGGCATCGGACATTCACATCGAACCGTATGAAAAAAGCTTAGTAGTGCGATACCGAATCGACGGTATTTTGCATAACGTATTGACTCCTCCGAAGTCCTATCACGCGGGGATAACGTCTCGTATCAAGATCATGTCCAACTTGAACATCGCGGAGAACCGCCTCCCTCAGGACGGAAGGATCAAACTTAGGTTGGCCGGAAAGGACGTGGATATTCGGGTCTCTACAATTCCTTGTCAATTCGGAGAGCGGATCGTAATGCGTCTTTTAAACAAGACGGATCAAAAATATTCGTTGGAAACCATGGGATTTTATCCGGATTTATTAAAGGAACTCCGGAAACTTATATACCAACCCCACGGAATCATCTTAGTCACCGGACCGACCGGATCCGGAAAATCCACGACCCTGTATTCCGCATTAACTGAATTAAATACGGAAGAGAGAAATATTATTACCTGCGAGGACCCCGTCGAATATCAGATCGAAGGAGTTTCTCAAATGCAAATGCAGGAGAAGATCGGACTGACTTTCGCAACGGGTCTGAGAGCAATCCTACGACAAGACCCCGATGTCATCATGGTGGGAGAAATCCGGGATGAGGAAACGGCAAGAATCGCGATCCAAGCATCCTTAACCGGTCACCTAGTGTTCTCAACATTGCACACTAACGACGCCGCATCGGCTGCCACGCGTCTAGTAGATATGGGAATCGAGCCGTATCTAATCACCTCGACGGTGCTTGGATTCCTAGCCCAGCGACTCGTTCGTACGATTTGTCCAAAATGTAAAACGACTTATAAGCCGACGCCGGTGGAACTGGAAGCGCTCGGAATTGCAAGAAAAGCCCTAAAGAACGGACACCTTCATAAAGGAGAAGGTTGCCATAACTGTATGGGAACCGGTTTCAAGGGACGAACCGGCATCTACGAATTTTTAGTGATTAATAATACGATTAAAGACGCCATTTTAGCCGGACTCGATACCACGAAGATAAACGACATAGCGATCCAGAACGGCTTTTTTACGATGCGAGAGTACGGAATTCGTAAGGTTTTGGATGGAGTGACAACTCCGGACGAAGTTCTCCGGGTAACCTGA
- a CDS encoding type II secretion system F family protein has product MALYTYIAFNRKGKEEKGIIDAPNIQSARTKLKSKGLYVRLISEDTERKDRELFPFLANLLYRVPRKVIGMFCRQLGTLVGAGIPLDKSLANIVEQTDHEVFRKVVVAMQADITEGSSLSDAMKKHPQIFPNQYPSLVSVGERTGDYETALIRLAEMEEKNQELKSKVTTSLVYPIIIFVLLFAVVIFLLTTVVPQIEQLFVQFDAPLPLITKIVIASSRIVTDWWFLLFPLLIIIISGFLYYKSTPEGKLAWERFILKIPIISGLSKKVLISNFARNLGILLTNRVPLIISLQIVEQIVDHTIFGEEIRNAASRIREGEKLSSSFLSSEILPQMVLGMMSAGEVSDRVPEMMNKLAEIYDSEVDNSLKAMTQAIEPLMLVFMGFAIGIIMASIIVPMFSLTQNLKGI; this is encoded by the coding sequence ATGGCTCTATACACGTACATAGCCTTCAACCGGAAAGGGAAGGAAGAAAAAGGAATTATAGACGCTCCTAATATTCAATCCGCTAGAACCAAATTGAAATCGAAAGGGCTTTATGTTCGACTCATTTCGGAAGATACGGAACGAAAAGATCGGGAACTTTTTCCTTTTTTAGCGAACCTACTATATCGAGTTCCGAGAAAAGTCATCGGAATGTTTTGTCGTCAATTAGGAACCTTAGTCGGTGCCGGAATTCCTTTGGATAAGTCCCTAGCCAATATCGTTGAACAAACGGATCATGAAGTCTTTCGGAAAGTCGTTGTGGCGATGCAAGCGGATATTACCGAAGGAAGCTCGCTTTCCGACGCGATGAAAAAACATCCGCAGATTTTTCCGAACCAATATCCGTCCCTGGTTTCCGTGGGAGAACGCACGGGAGATTACGAAACGGCTCTAATTCGATTGGCGGAAATGGAGGAAAAAAACCAGGAGTTAAAATCAAAAGTTACGACCTCGCTGGTGTATCCGATTATCATTTTCGTTCTGTTATTCGCAGTCGTCATCTTTCTTTTAACAACGGTCGTCCCGCAAATCGAACAACTATTCGTCCAATTCGATGCTCCCTTACCCTTGATCACAAAGATCGTAATCGCGAGCTCCAGGATCGTAACGGATTGGTGGTTTCTACTCTTTCCTTTGCTAATCATAATCATTTCGGGATTTTTATATTATAAGAGTACTCCCGAAGGAAAATTAGCATGGGAAAGGTTTATTCTTAAAATCCCCATCATTAGCGGTCTTTCTAAGAAAGTATTAATTTCCAATTTCGCAAGAAACTTAGGAATCCTTCTGACCAATCGGGTTCCGTTAATAATTTCTCTCCAAATCGTAGAGCAGATCGTAGACCATACTATTTTCGGAGAAGAAATTCGAAATGCGGCCTCCAGAATCCGGGAAGGAGAAAAGCTGTCCTCCTCATTTTTAAGCTCGGAAATTCTTCCTCAGATGGTATTGGGAATGATGTCTGCCGGAGAAGTTTCCGACAGAGTTCCGGAAATGATGAATAAGTTGGCGGAAATATACGATTCGGAAGTCGATAACTCTTTGAAGGCGATGACTCAGGCAATCGAGCCGTTAATGCTCGTATTTATGGGTTTCGCGATCGGTATTATTATGGCTTCGATTATAGTTCCAATGTTCAGCTTGACCCAGAACTTGAAGGGCATATAA
- a CDS encoding type II secretion system protein GspG translates to MKTGNKRRKGFTLIELAIVVAILGAIMAIIISSINVGDIKDDTASMELRKEGREIQMHLERYAQKYGNYPSEEQGLEALVEKPTTGDVPEDWRPMASNKDIIKDPWGGIYKLKFDEYGEMQIITLGKDKQEGGEGANADFNILKEEDYPAQFKKK, encoded by the coding sequence TTGAAAACGGGAAACAAACGCAGAAAGGGATTCACATTGATAGAGTTAGCTATCGTAGTAGCAATCTTGGGCGCGATCATGGCGATTATAATCTCCAGCATTAACGTTGGAGATATTAAGGATGATACGGCCTCGATGGAACTCCGGAAAGAAGGCCGCGAAATTCAAATGCACTTAGAGCGTTATGCTCAAAAATACGGAAATTATCCCAGCGAAGAGCAGGGACTAGAAGCTTTAGTGGAAAAACCTACGACCGGAGACGTTCCTGAAGATTGGCGTCCGATGGCGAGCAATAAGGATATCATTAAAGATCCCTGGGGCGGAATCTATAAACTCAAATTCGACGAGTACGGCGAAATGCAAATCATCACGTTAGGTAAGGATAAACAGGAAGGCGGGGAAGGCGCGAACGCCGATTTCAATATATTGAAAGAGGAAGATTATCCGGCTCAGTTTAAGAAAAAGTAA
- a CDS encoding type II secretion system protein, with amino-acid sequence MRGRRRSSRSGFTLIEIAIVVFIIGAIMMLVLPSVAKMFTPGAQEEAILLHDVVTFCYRRAKLNQRTIFLELNIDEEKYVVIEVERGEEGMKEKPIFQERDLPSSSSIVDIMDARGYRYVKGKVRIPFSPLSIAEDFYIHLGPDPEIKRTLIVRRYGGKSEIRDGEALIPQDELDWYKQNENNGTSQF; translated from the coding sequence ATGCGGGGAAGGAGGCGGTCAAGCCGATCGGGTTTTACTCTAATCGAGATTGCGATCGTAGTTTTTATTATCGGCGCAATCATGATGTTAGTTCTTCCTTCCGTTGCGAAAATGTTTACTCCCGGAGCCCAGGAAGAGGCCATACTGTTACACGATGTGGTCACTTTTTGTTATCGTCGAGCGAAGCTGAATCAGAGAACGATTTTCCTAGAGCTGAACATAGACGAAGAGAAATATGTCGTGATCGAAGTTGAAAGAGGAGAAGAAGGGATGAAGGAAAAACCGATCTTTCAGGAAAGGGATCTACCGTCCTCCTCCTCCATAGTGGATATAATGGATGCGCGAGGATATCGTTATGTGAAGGGAAAGGTTCGGATTCCTTTTTCCCCTCTTTCCATAGCCGAAGATTTTTATATACATCTTGGACCCGACCCGGAAATCAAGAGGACATTGATAGTTAGGAGATACGGCGGAAAATCCGAAATCAGAGATGGAGAGGCTTTAATTCCTCAAGACGAACTAGATTGGTATAAACAAAATGAAAATAACGGTACCAGCCAGTTCTAA
- a CDS encoding type IV pilus modification PilV family protein → MKITVPASSKKRNKRRKGKRAGFTLIEITIALLISAGWIAFVLRTVGDGIRLRRLATLQTEAVHLAKIKMAQIDSASILQKDVSSGDIPGYRGFRYSTIVNEEDLDLLKLSGKGGKKPEDLLGGSNSEMNKLISQRTGNNQGSATGGLIKVFHIYVTIEYPTGERNSQGDLKKEKYTVETFKASMN, encoded by the coding sequence ATGAAAATAACGGTACCAGCCAGTTCTAAAAAGCGTAACAAGCGGCGGAAGGGAAAAAGGGCGGGCTTTACCTTAATAGAAATCACGATAGCCCTACTGATCTCGGCAGGTTGGATCGCCTTCGTATTAAGAACGGTCGGCGATGGAATTCGGTTAAGAAGATTAGCGACCCTGCAGACCGAGGCGGTTCATTTGGCCAAGATCAAAATGGCGCAAATAGACTCGGCAAGTATATTACAGAAAGATGTTTCTTCCGGAGACATCCCGGGATACCGAGGTTTCCGTTATAGCACGATAGTAAACGAAGAAGATCTGGATCTGCTGAAGTTGTCCGGGAAGGGCGGAAAAAAACCCGAAGACCTACTCGGCGGCAGTAATTCCGAAATGAACAAACTGATAAGCCAAAGGACCGGAAACAATCAAGGTTCGGCGACCGGAGGTTTAATCAAAGTTTTCCATATCTACGTCACCATCGAATATCCCACTGGAGAAAGAAACAGCCAGGGCGATCTTAAAAAGGAAAAGTATACTGTCGAAACTTTTAAGGCGTCGATGAACTAA
- a CDS encoding type II secretion system protein GspJ, translating into MARARNLRLPGFFFAKKRQFRRGFTLLELSIVAMLLGGLLVMIFGTYTSLLRVSRDNSSVEGGDKQQAMSALENIRSTLAMTFFFATEKRLVFVSRRGRKSEDGNKHPRESSNDYFIVFAAAHPNSEETGLPEVREVEYFLKKDEDAPGYLLIRREDQIVDKFPFAGGQEYTLLNGVKSLAFKFSRTGSKWEEEWDSREAKNIPRLIRIELIAKIGTEERRFETLAFPGILYK; encoded by the coding sequence ATGGCTCGGGCAAGGAATTTGAGACTCCCGGGATTTTTCTTCGCGAAGAAGAGGCAATTTCGTCGAGGATTCACGTTATTAGAATTATCGATCGTTGCCATGTTACTCGGCGGTCTTTTGGTAATGATCTTCGGCACTTACACTTCTTTGTTAAGAGTCTCCAGGGATAACTCCAGCGTAGAAGGTGGCGACAAGCAGCAAGCGATGTCGGCTCTAGAAAATATTAGAAGCACGCTCGCTATGACTTTTTTCTTTGCCACTGAAAAGCGACTCGTATTCGTAAGTAGGCGGGGTCGCAAATCGGAGGACGGTAATAAGCATCCTAGAGAAAGCAGTAACGATTATTTTATCGTATTCGCCGCCGCTCATCCCAACTCGGAAGAGACCGGGTTACCCGAAGTAAGAGAAGTGGAGTATTTCCTAAAGAAGGATGAAGATGCGCCTGGATATCTTCTGATCAGACGTGAAGATCAGATCGTGGATAAATTCCCGTTTGCGGGAGGTCAAGAATACACTCTGCTCAACGGCGTTAAAAGTCTTGCATTTAAGTTTTCCCGTACCGGCTCTAAATGGGAAGAAGAATGGGACTCCCGAGAAGCAAAGAATATTCCCAGACTTATTCGCATCGAACTAATCGCAAAAATCGGAACCGAGGAAAGGAGATTCGAGACGCTTGCATTTCCGGGGATTTTATACAAATGA
- a CDS encoding general secretion pathway protein GspK: protein MNLRSCGLRYKGLRFSRRRGAIVILLVAGIGMAAVTTTLDFADRSLSEYKISKGEMSGFRALLLAKAGFQGGLGALRKIPEEQLYKSGIGLSPPPVPLGGGFIYYKIQGEDGKINLNSIYNADTKDVNLRNQEMAQRLLERLGLKRELLTPLIDWIDDDSQGSTEAPYYQKLIPPRKIKNSYLYSLSELTSVKGFDPRIVYGSQKPPDYNEKYSKDFMSEEEKVLVGEADFVLANNMTAFVPFQRNYDDRINLNAAPYFVLMSLSDFMTRQAAMKILKLKIQKGGYIKDTKDIENLPEFQVPSVGGITLYKELAGEGTDVSGGRIKTKGEVFKITAVGEVPLDSGKQSEGATSSKIAVRRISGIFDLTNNMMLYYRED from the coding sequence ATGAATCTTCGTAGTTGCGGTTTAAGATACAAAGGCCTTCGTTTTTCGAGGAGGAGGGGCGCCATCGTTATTTTGCTTGTTGCCGGAATCGGGATGGCAGCCGTTACGACCACGCTTGATTTTGCGGATCGCAGTCTGAGCGAGTACAAAATATCGAAAGGGGAAATGTCCGGTTTTAGGGCGCTACTCTTGGCCAAGGCGGGTTTCCAAGGCGGACTCGGAGCATTGCGAAAAATTCCGGAAGAGCAGTTATATAAATCCGGAATCGGTCTGAGTCCGCCACCGGTTCCTCTCGGGGGAGGATTCATCTATTATAAAATTCAGGGAGAAGATGGAAAAATAAATCTGAACTCCATTTATAATGCGGATACGAAAGATGTCAACTTACGAAACCAGGAGATGGCACAACGGCTTTTAGAACGCTTGGGTTTGAAAAGGGAGCTATTAACGCCCTTAATCGATTGGATCGACGACGATTCCCAAGGCAGCACGGAAGCTCCCTATTACCAGAAGCTGATCCCTCCGAGGAAAATAAAGAACTCGTATTTATATTCGCTTTCCGAACTCACTTCGGTAAAAGGATTCGATCCTAGAATCGTTTACGGTTCTCAGAAACCCCCCGACTATAACGAAAAGTATTCCAAGGATTTCATGTCGGAAGAGGAAAAAGTCTTAGTAGGAGAAGCGGACTTCGTACTCGCGAATAATATGACCGCGTTCGTGCCTTTCCAGAGGAATTACGATGACAGAATCAACTTGAATGCCGCACCGTACTTCGTTTTAATGTCCCTATCCGATTTTATGACCCGACAGGCCGCCATGAAAATTCTAAAATTGAAGATTCAGAAAGGCGGCTATATCAAGGACACGAAAGACATAGAAAATCTCCCCGAGTTTCAGGTTCCATCCGTAGGAGGAATTACTCTGTATAAAGAATTGGCCGGAGAGGGAACCGATGTGTCCGGTGGAAGGATCAAAACTAAGGGAGAGGTCTTCAAGATCACCGCAGTAGGGGAAGTTCCCTTGGATTCGGGGAAACAATCGGAGGGTGCAACCTCGAGTAAAATCGCTGTTCGCAGAATTTCGGGAATTTTCGATCTAACAAACAATATGATGCTTTATTACAGGGAGGATTGA
- the pilM gene encoding pilus assembly protein PilM — protein MFLYEKFLTVDYGTHSIKGALFQRVMGNLTLLKAESMPLSRMEEKEYETNIQRFLNTYFPGESSLVLALSLDKLFIREISIPLTTEKAVKEVIPYEVESRVPFPMETVEVLGSIWRIDQEKSDVITYTAHHAEFDTLADPFREGSTVFRGIFVDSVCLGSLIAKHIGKEIPFSNIAQIDIGGQTSLLNITKDGKIVHTRFLSLGGDSLTEEIAKALKIDFEKADALKTSLQFEPFHPPEDGLNLFAKEYRLKIADVKKAFSVVQEFFDRVAEEARRSFLSVGETERPEAIYISGEGSKIRDLDAFLGERLSLQTRRYDFLSVNPDLYATCYGMAYQLTLPKRLKVDFLETPYVKRLNKNLFDLSAFYPHLILAGVSVALFLSVFFLGIVSDKRKLTAANRILSEKIKSSIGTSVPADADPLEYARKLKDEAKGRTELYRKYLSKPSILDVFYEISTKFPDPGLQAFQFHSLTYDNGHVSIQGRVNEYSEIGIIQRSLENSQMFKKITIEDNRINPGLKTYKVSFTIKMEVASKLGESEL, from the coding sequence ATGTTCCTCTACGAAAAATTCCTTACCGTCGATTATGGTACCCATTCCATTAAAGGAGCACTCTTTCAAAGAGTTATGGGGAACCTAACCCTATTAAAAGCGGAATCGATGCCCCTTTCGCGAATGGAAGAAAAGGAATATGAAACCAATATACAAAGGTTTTTAAATACTTATTTTCCCGGAGAATCTTCCTTAGTCTTAGCATTATCGTTGGATAAGCTTTTTATACGAGAAATTTCGATTCCTCTTACCACCGAAAAAGCCGTTAAGGAAGTGATACCGTATGAGGTTGAAAGCAGGGTGCCGTTTCCGATGGAAACGGTGGAAGTACTAGGTTCGATCTGGCGAATCGATCAGGAAAAATCGGACGTCATTACCTATACTGCTCATCATGCGGAATTCGATACGTTAGCGGATCCGTTTAGAGAAGGCTCGACCGTCTTTCGCGGTATTTTTGTGGATTCCGTCTGCCTTGGCTCTTTGATCGCAAAGCACATCGGTAAAGAAATACCGTTTTCAAATATTGCGCAAATCGATATAGGCGGGCAAACAAGTTTGCTCAATATTACCAAGGATGGGAAAATAGTCCATACGAGATTCCTTTCCCTTGGCGGCGATTCACTTACCGAAGAGATTGCCAAAGCGCTCAAGATCGACTTCGAAAAAGCGGACGCGTTAAAGACCAGTCTGCAATTCGAGCCGTTTCACCCTCCGGAAGACGGATTGAATTTATTTGCGAAAGAATACCGATTGAAGATCGCGGACGTAAAAAAAGCATTTTCAGTGGTCCAGGAATTCTTCGATCGAGTTGCGGAAGAGGCACGAAGAAGCTTTCTGTCTGTCGGGGAAACCGAAAGACCGGAAGCGATCTATATTTCAGGAGAAGGGAGTAAAATCCGAGATTTGGATGCTTTTTTAGGAGAAAGATTATCCCTCCAGACTCGTAGATACGATTTTCTATCGGTTAACCCGGATCTTTATGCGACCTGTTACGGAATGGCATATCAGCTTACCCTTCCGAAAAGATTGAAAGTGGATTTTTTAGAAACGCCTTATGTAAAACGTTTAAACAAAAATCTCTTCGATTTATCCGCATTTTACCCGCATTTAATCTTGGCAGGAGTTTCCGTAGCACTTTTTTTGAGCGTTTTTTTTCTAGGCATAGTCTCCGATAAGCGTAAACTTACCGCCGCCAATAGAATATTATCCGAAAAAATAAAATCCAGCATCGGCACAAGCGTTCCCGCGGACGCCGATCCTCTGGAATATGCAAGAAAGTTAAAAGATGAAGCGAAAGGTCGAACCGAACTCTATCGGAAGTACCTTTCGAAACCAAGCATCTTAGACGTGTTTTACGAGATTTCTACGAAATTTCCCGACCCCGGATTGCAGGCTTTTCAATTTCATAGCCTTACCTACGACAATGGACACGTTTCAATCCAAGGAAGGGTAAATGAATATTCCGAAATTGGAATCATTCAAAGATCCTTGGAAAATTCCCAGATGTTCAAAAAAATCACGATCGAAGACAATAGGATCAATCCCGGACTCAAAACGTATAAAGTCAGTTTCACAATTAAGATGGAGGTGGCTTCCAAGCTCGGCGAGTCCGAACTTTAA
- the gspN gene encoding type II secretion system protein GspN, translating to MPREKIREEEAISNEEEEFLTMELEELPEEVEEEISPRFSLKQKLILVGLGAFFFLFFSFLLFPYENIVRSAINSGPGGPSGLSFRELKVSIIFGEISAKSLEISGPGVRAKANEASIQAGLISLLRKKINGEFQISGIKLDYDGNPLGTIDSLKGFLKLDSIILPPSRQSGSFQIAMPSGSRGFLPGLPELPVLDKLENFRINKLSLKSRLNQGNLDIDEFVLDTSIARFDVTGNIRLSDSIGFSQLNLKVCLELERNFALEREDIVGMLALLEKSGGGKCLPITGILQKPEIKIPGLNGGPPAPGPPPIAPPP from the coding sequence ATGCCGCGAGAAAAAATAAGAGAAGAGGAAGCTATTTCCAATGAGGAAGAAGAGTTTCTCACTATGGAATTGGAGGAACTTCCCGAAGAAGTAGAGGAGGAGATCTCTCCGCGTTTCAGCCTAAAACAAAAATTGATCCTAGTCGGATTGGGGGCTTTTTTCTTCCTTTTCTTTTCTTTTTTATTATTTCCCTACGAAAATATAGTTCGTAGCGCAATCAACTCCGGCCCGGGAGGACCTTCCGGCTTATCCTTCAGAGAACTTAAAGTTTCTATTATATTTGGCGAAATTTCCGCTAAATCCCTGGAAATTAGCGGCCCAGGCGTTCGTGCCAAGGCTAATGAAGCAAGCATACAAGCGGGTCTCATCTCTTTACTTCGCAAGAAGATAAACGGAGAATTTCAGATTTCGGGAATCAAGCTTGATTACGACGGAAACCCGCTCGGCACGATCGATTCCTTAAAAGGTTTCTTAAAACTAGATTCTATAATATTGCCCCCGAGTCGACAGAGCGGATCCTTCCAAATTGCTATGCCTTCCGGAAGTAGGGGATTTTTACCGGGCTTACCGGAGCTTCCTGTTCTGGATAAACTTGAGAATTTTAGAATCAATAAATTATCTCTTAAATCTAGGCTCAACCAAGGAAATTTGGATATAGACGAATTTGTCTTGGATACCTCGATTGCTCGTTTCGATGTAACCGGAAATATTCGGCTTTCGGATTCCATCGGTTTTTCCCAATTAAATCTGAAAGTTTGCCTTGAATTAGAACGCAATTTCGCCCTGGAACGGGAAGATATCGTCGGAATGCTTGCACTTTTAGAAAAGAGCGGGGGAGGCAAATGCCTCCCGATCACCGGAATTTTGCAAAAGCCGGAAATCAAAATCCCGGGCTTAAACGGAGGCCCTCCTGCTCCTGGACCGCCGCCAATTGCGCCGCCTCCGTGA